The following coding sequences are from one Ancylobacter sp. TS-1 window:
- a CDS encoding biotin-independent malonate decarboxylase subunit beta, whose protein sequence is MIPARHSFLEASARARLRGLLDAGSFREFCGPSRRLTSPHLPALGMPVAFDDGIVVGEGAIEGRPVLAAAQEGGFMGGAVGEVHGAKLAGLLERALDTRPDAVVLLLDSGGVRLHEANAGLIAMGEIQRAVFDVRAAGIPVIAVIGGRNGCYGGTSMIARSCDRIVASEEGRLSVSGPEVIEAVEGIEEFDAQDRALVWRTMGAKHRRLIGEIDTIVADDIEAFRGAVAAALDDARALDLDALEAEHARLATRLARFEGVKDAREIWAALGVNDPDRVSDIEADEFNRLVAVLEGTRP, encoded by the coding sequence ATGATTCCGGCCCGCCACAGTTTTCTGGAAGCAAGCGCCCGCGCCCGGCTGCGCGGCCTGCTCGACGCCGGCTCGTTCCGCGAGTTCTGCGGTCCCTCCCGGCGCCTCACCAGCCCGCATCTGCCGGCGCTTGGCATGCCGGTCGCCTTCGACGACGGCATCGTCGTCGGCGAGGGCGCGATCGAGGGCCGCCCGGTGCTCGCCGCCGCGCAGGAAGGCGGCTTCATGGGCGGGGCGGTCGGCGAGGTGCACGGCGCCAAGCTCGCCGGCCTTCTGGAGCGCGCGCTCGACACCCGCCCGGATGCGGTGGTGCTGCTGCTCGACAGCGGCGGCGTGCGCCTGCACGAGGCCAATGCCGGGCTGATCGCCATGGGCGAGATCCAGCGCGCCGTCTTCGACGTCCGCGCCGCCGGCATTCCTGTCATCGCGGTGATCGGGGGACGCAATGGCTGCTATGGCGGCACCTCGATGATCGCACGCTCCTGCGACCGCATCGTCGCCAGCGAGGAGGGGCGCCTCTCGGTGTCCGGCCCCGAGGTGATCGAAGCGGTAGAAGGCATCGAGGAATTCGATGCCCAGGACCGCGCGCTGGTCTGGCGCACCATGGGCGCCAAGCACCGCCGGCTGATCGGCGAGATCGACACCATCGTCGCCGACGACATCGAGGCGTTCCGCGGCGCCGTCGCCGCCGCGCTCGACGACGCGCGGGCGCTCGACCTCGACGCGCTGGAGGCCGAGCATGCGCGCCTCGCCACCCGCCTCGCCCGCTTCGAGGGCGTGAAGGATGCCCGCGAGATCTGGGCCGCGCTCGGGGTCAACGATCCCGACCGTGTGTCCGACATCGAGGCGGACGAATTCAACCGCCTCGTCGCCGTTCTGGAAGGAACCCGCCCATGA
- the mdcC gene encoding malonate decarboxylase acyl carrier protein — protein MERLEFRFAGRPGTPLAAGGEALVGVVGSGNLEVMIERADLGGGCHAVVDTSIRGFGETWEQVLGDFVARLGLANIRLSINDGGATPAVVMLRLDQAWADLEETGA, from the coding sequence ATGGAGCGTCTGGAATTTCGTTTCGCCGGCCGGCCCGGCACCCCTCTCGCCGCCGGCGGCGAGGCGCTGGTGGGCGTGGTGGGCTCGGGCAATCTGGAAGTGATGATCGAGCGCGCCGATCTCGGCGGCGGCTGCCACGCGGTGGTCGATACCTCGATCCGTGGCTTCGGCGAGACCTGGGAGCAGGTGCTCGGCGATTTCGTCGCCCGGCTCGGCCTCGCCAATATCCGCCTCTCGATCAATGACGGCGGCGCCACGCCGGCCGTGGTGATGCTGCGGCTGGACCAGGCCTGGGCGGACCTTGAGGAGACCGGCGCATGA